A single window of Nicotiana tomentosiformis chromosome 1, ASM39032v3, whole genome shotgun sequence DNA harbors:
- the LOC138909336 gene encoding uncharacterized protein: MEDEEGHCCAYLTMFELSVGYVRLHTVQSRKISYADRKARDVAFMVGKKVPLRMLSMKSVIRFEKKGKLSRRYNGPFEVLERVGEVAYILALPPSLSGVHPVFHVSTHQKYYDDLSHVLDFNSVQLKNDLTDEEESVAILDRKVRKL, from the exons atggaggatgaagaaggacattgttgtGCATATTTAACAATGTTTGAACTGTCAGTAGGTtat gtgCGACTTCATACAGTGCAGTCCAGGAAAAtaagttatgctgataggaaggctcgTGACGTGGCATTCATGGTGGGTAAGAAGGTTCCACTTAGAATGTTGTCCATGAAGAGTGTGAtaaggttcgagaagaaggggaAGTTGAGTCGTCGGTATAATGGTCCTTTTGAGGTTctagagagagttggagaggtggcctacatacttgctttgccacccagcttatcaggggtccatccggtgtttcatgtttccacgcATCAGAAGTATTATgatgacctatcacatgtgttggatttcaactCAGTGCAGTTGAAAAATGATTTGACTGATGAAGAGGAGTCG